From the Anguilla rostrata isolate EN2019 chromosome 12, ASM1855537v3, whole genome shotgun sequence genome, the window CTGTGTGCTAACACACCCACTGCAGTGACCTGTGTGCTAACACACCCACTGCAGTGACCTGTGTGCTAACATACACCTTCATGCTAATACACCCTCTGCAGTAACCTGTGTGCTAACACACCCACTGCTGTCACCTACATGCTAACATACACCTTCATGCTAACACACCCACTGCTGTGACTGTTATGCTAACACACCCACTGCAGTGATCTGCGTAGTAACACACCCACTGCAGTGATCTGCGTAGTAACACACCCACTGCAGTGACCTGTGTGCTAACACACCCACTGCAGTAACCTGTGTGCTAACACACCCACTGCAGTGACCTGTGTGCTAACACACCCACTGCAGTGACCTGTGTGCTAACACACCCACTGCAGTGACCTGAGTGCTAACACACCCACTGCAGTGATCAGAAATGGTTTCCAGTGATTTGTGGATTTTTGTCTGTGCTCTAatcattattttctctttctttgctGCAGGTGAAAGGGATTCAAGAAGATTTAGACAAGCTGCGCTCACAGAAGATAAAGCATACAAAAAAGGTAGGTTTCTTGTGCAGCAGTCCGGAAGGTTGGTACAGAGAAGGTGTCTGTGTGACAGAAGACCCTTTTCTGCGTGCAGAGGCGAGGGCAGTGACAGTCCAGAAACATTAAACTGATGGCCTTGGGAAGTACTGGTTTCACCTCAGTTAATTACTTAACCTGCCAGGTTATTGGTAGAAATGTAACCTGTTATTCTATCAGACTGTCAGCCTTGTAGCTCCCTCACAGTGTACTGTGTCAGGTAAAggtgtctttgtctctctctctccctctcctccttccctctctctgtttctctctctcctccttccctctcccctgcagTCCAGAGCAGTGGACAGGCTAGCCGCGGCTCACAGAGGGGCCGTCCGAGCCATACAGGTCTTCATCAGTCAGCTACCCGACCAATCGGAGAGGAAGATGCCGTCCCATTACAGGGAGCTGGGGCAGCTGATTCGCCAGCTGTCTCTGTGTTCGGCCAaggtggaggcggggctggggtcCTCCGTTCCCGAGACGGCTATCGACATCCTGCAGAAAGTGGAGGTCAGCCTGGGGTTTTTGCTCTACACTTCTTTGCATAATAATGGTGTACCTATAAATCCTTTTAAATGTCAGAATGGGAAAAGTGTCAGTTGCTCATTCTCAAATTTACATGGATATTCATTAGTTAATGACCTGGCTGGAGAAGGTCTGAACTGTTCCTGTTATATAGCTAGTTTGGCTATTGCATGCATTTGTCTGTGTTGCTATAATGCTATAATGTGTTTAAGGCTGTTGTGTGCTGCAGGCCCTGGACTCTGCCCTCACtaagcaggagagagggaggcccAAAGAGCCGAGGGCGAGCAGCAGCTCTCCAGCGAGGCGCAGGTCCCCTGGGGGCCGACAGCACAGCGCCTCCCCTCCCCGAGCGCCGAGAGCGTCAGCCGCCAGGGGCCCCGCCGGGCCCCGCAGACCCGCCGCTCTTAAAAAGAATCTGCCAGGTGAGCTACCTGCAAACTCTCATTCAAACATGCTGCTCGTAAAAAGAATCTGCCAGGTGAGCTACGTGCAAACTCTCATTCAAACCTGCCGCTCTTAAAAAGAATCTGCCAGGTGCGCTATGTGCAAACTCTCATTCAACATGCTGCGCTCGAAAAGAATCTGCAGGTGAGACTATGCCGAAACTCGCATCAAACATGGCTCGAGAGAATCGCCAAGGTGAGCTACCTGCAAACTCTCATTCAACATGCTGTTGCGTTAAAAAGAATCGCCAGGTGACATAGTGCAAACTCTCATTCAACTCGCCTCTGAAAAAGATCTGCCAGGTGCGACGGTGCGTACTCTCATTCAAACCTGCCGCTCTTAAAAAGAATCTGCCAGGTGCGCTATGTGCGTACTCTCATTCAAACCTGCTGCTCGTAAAAAGGGCCAGCCCATTTGGAGGGATAATGTTGTCCCCTATCAGACAGGAGATTGCCAGCAGCCTGGCCTGACGGTCCTCTGAACCGAGATGAGGTGCTGAGGGCGGGGCTGGACAGACTCATTCGTGCCCGAGGactcgggggcggggctcccaGGAGTCACAGAGGCCCTCCGCAGCCTGAGAAGCCCAAGGTGAGTACGGCGGGAATCGTACAGGGCGCATTCATCGGATAACATTATTGATATGATTTGTTCTGGAGGTGTTTGGGGTTTAATGAAAGAAAgctgaaaagtgaaaagaaagTGAAAAGATCTGTTTCTCAGATCTCGCCTCTGAAGAAGCGCACGCCCTTGAACGACGGAAGGGTGCAGAAACCAACGGTCTCGTCCCGTCTGAAGGAGGCCCAGATGCAGCAGAAAGACGCCTCCATCCCCTGGATACCCACATCTCCACACGCCTCTCCTCCACAGCTGTGAGCTCAGACACCATTTTGAGTACATCGTTACATTATGTGACATCACATTATATCACGTTGCTTTACGTTACTGTGTTAAAATGACATTCTTTTAACAGATGCTTTTACTCGCGTGTTTCCTGTGCGGCTGACTGGGGGGattctttctcctcttctccccgtACGCCGTCCCCTTATGCCCTGCATGTCTTTCAGagcccagccccagcccaggAGCATGGAGCCCCGGTGTCTGTTCTCCCAGCTGAAGCAGTCTGCGGGCCAGGGGGAGCAGCgaggcccccccagcccccccagcgcccccggggcccggggcctggACGCGGAGCAGAGGAGAGAAGCGCACAGTGAAGCTGTCCGGTGAGTCGCTCTGGCCCCCTTTCCGCTCAGTCACCCCCCTGTCATCTCAGAGCCCTACCCCTGCTTGGTGCTTTTAGATCAGGCCGCTGTGTTTGCAGGCAGGTATTGCGCTCTGGGTGTTTATATTACTGTTTATATGAAGGttataaaaatgtctttttttcccactttgtTACGTAAATGTATGCACTCTGAACATACACAGGTAAtgtgataaaaatatttatttaaaatagattacagttttgtttttattaaaacctTGGTTAATGACATAATTTTGAAAGGGTAGACTGGGACTTGTAGTTTGTTTTCACTGTCGGTGTGGTGGTGCTAAGTGTACACGTCGGCTGAAGTGTGGCCTGCTGGCGCTGATGTTCCGGCGGTTGGCTCTTCATACTGAATGTGGGAACGTTTCTCAGGCAGGCGTGGGTGGATAAGGAGACCACGCGCAGGCTGAGGGAGCTGGGCCAGCTCAGTAAGGAGGAGTCCGAGCGGATCGGCAGACTCAGGTactgcagcactgaccctgCCTCTCCCACCGCGTCCGTACACTTTACGCATTCAGACTACTGATGGCTGACTTTCAGTGACCGTCTTTCTGATTATTATGTGGCGATAGTGTCTGAATGTAGTCATGCAAATTACCAGTGGACAGGCAAACATGTGAAAAGGCATCCAGTCTAGCGTCTCATCTAATGGAAAGAATCATCCCAGTATCTCCTCCAATGGTACCTATGTGATGAAAGGACTAAAGCTGATAAAGATGAATTAAACAATGGAGATATGGCACCTGCCTGATCATATTCTAAACTGCTGCCTCCAGGAAGCTATTACTGTACGGGTGGTTCCTGGCTCACAGCTGTGTAatcaggcgtgtgtgtgtgtgtgtgtgtgtgtgtgtgtgtgtgtgtgtgtgtgtgtgtgtgtgtgtgtgtgtgtgtgtgtgtgtgcgcgcgcgtgcgtttgtgtatgtgtgtgcgtgcgtgtgtgtgcgtgtgtgtatgtgtgtgtgtgcgtgcatgtttgtgtacgtgtgtgtgtatgtttgtgtatgtgtgtgtgtgcgcgtatgcgtgtttatgtacgtgtgtgtgtgtgcgtgtgtgtatgtgtgtttgtgcgtatgtgcatgtgtgtgtgcgtgtgtttgtgtacgtgtgtgtgtgcgcgtgtgcgtgtttgtacgtgtgtgtgtgcgtgtgtgtatatgtgtgtgtgtttgcgtgtttgtgtatatgcatgtgtgtgtgcacggccgctgtgtgtgttttgcagggaAGAGGTGGGCTCCCCGACACTCTgggcacagagagcagagagtgaAGCTCGTGACAGACTTCAGCCTCTGCTGACTCAGGCACAGGTAGTACACCTGAACACTGCGGAACATTACCGTGCCACGTTTATAAACTGtaaactcaacacacacacagataaattggttatttttgtaaagcacatgtCCAGTTTACCAGGACTGAAGTCAATGACTCCTGGTCTCTTCTTAACAGCAGATCCGGGAGTCCTGGGACAGAAAGGCTGGATCACTGAGGCATCGGCTGTGTGAACAGGCTACTGATAGAGTGAGTAACTCTCAAACACTCTGCAACACGCAGGCTAATCCTGAAATGCACTGTGGAGCACAGGCTAACACAGAAACGCACTGTAGAGCACAGGCTAACACTGAAACGCACTGTAGAGCACAGGCTAACACTGAAGCACGCTGTGGACCGCAGGctaacactgaaacacactgtgGAGCACAGGCTAATACTGAAACGCACTGTGGAGCACAGGCTAACACTGAAACGCACTGTGGAGCACAGGCTAACACTGAAACACGCTGTGGACCACAGTataacactgaaacacactgtggagcacaggctaacactgaaacacactgtgGAGCACAGGCTaatactgaaacacactgtGGAGCACAGGCTAATACTGAAATACAACATTGGGTGTTATAACTTGAATGGAAGTtcgtttattttaatgttacaaCCTGAGTATGtggtatgtgagtgagtgtaataACCTGAATATACGATTTGTATGAGTAATAACTTGAATACAcggcgtgtctgtgagtgcagtAACCTGCAggtattgtgtgtgcgtgagtgtaatAGCCTGCAtgtgttgtgagagagagagcgagagagagagtgtgacatGAGTATACAGATTTTGGTGTGCGTTAGAGCGGAATACCCTCTTGAATGCTGGTTGTGTTGTGccgtcgccccctgcaggccgcAGTGAGCGCAGAGCTGCTGAGCGAGGCCATACTGGAGGATGTGCTGGAGGACACGGCTCAGGCCCTgtgggctgcagagaggagcagggaccTGGAGCAGGGAGCTCTACAGCTGCTGCAGGCCCCTACACTGGAGAGCATGCTCCTTAggatggaggagatggaggtgtgtgtgtacgcgtgtgtttgcatgtgcgcacctgagtgtgtgtttctgtttgtgcgtgtgtgtgttatgtctGTCTTCCTTTGGTCATGATTCTTATTGGTCAACCAAGACTGTTGTTTTTTAGGCATTAACTGAGGTTAtactcaatatattttttaaccagAGCTGATGCTGAAATGtattggattttaaaaatagactCCATTGTTTTGTTCTAATCATGGTGCTCTATTTATCATCATTTATCTATCATAATGCCTCACACCCGTATGTATGACAGGCTAGCTCCACCCCTGCCAGAAAATGTTCCGTCTGTATAAATTCAGACCAGAGTAATCCATTCTGCAGAAGCAGGGATGCACTGCCCATCATTTTAAGTGTGGCTCCCAATGTGGGGCATGTGTACCCCCAGGGGTATGCCTAGACCTCCCGAGGTCAAGATTTTCGTCCTTGTTAGTTGGATTCTAATGTTTGATGGCCCCTGTCAACAGTGTTAATGCTGAGCGCTCCTTCTCCCATTATGGTAACGTCAGTGACAACAGGCGCTCCATCAAAGGCTCAAACCCAGGGTCATCTGGGAGATGTGGAAGGCCCTGTGTGTAGATGACAGCGCAGGGCCTTTATCATGATGCACTACATACACATGCGACGTgcacaatgcttttttttctcaggtgtACTACGTGACAAATGGGCTCATCTTGCTCCCTCAAGATTAGCTTATAACcatgtttatttgatttatagGGCAGTCATGCCTCACATTGAATCAGCACATACTATTATTGAGATGAATCCAGTTATGAAAATCGGCACCAAATAGGCATGTAGGCCCATTACTTTTACATGTATAACATTTATTAATGGTGGGCCCTGGGATATGACATCAGACACAATGAGCAAACGGAGCAAAGATAGTACTGTGTAGTGGCCACTGCAAGGAAGAGTCTCACCtctttacagcacttttttgtCTGTCTGACAGCGAATCACCATTAAATCTTTATTTCCCTCCATTGCTATCTTGAGCATCCTTGCGCATTATTGTCAAAGTAATATTGCTTTGATAATATGCGTTACTGTGTTTTGCATAGACAGAACAAAGTAATGTATATTGTCAAGTGCTTTTATTACCACGCGACTGAGTTAGTGGAATTTATCTTGGTACAGCAGCTCGCAGGTACATACAGAAGATAACAGGGGACCCCATCGACAGCACAAATACAGCTCATCGATTcacaaaatacaaagaaatgcaGCACATAAATTGGCACAAGTGCAGGTTGCCAGCcttgaataaatgaaagtgaTGAGTGGTTAATGactgggtgggaggggtggcaGTCCATGAGCGTTTGTGACTGTTATTGCTGTGTGGAAGAAGCGGTTATAAAAGCGGGAGGATTTGGTGGTGTTTGCCCCGAGGTGCCTGCCTGAGGGGAGACGTTGAAACGGGGAAACCTGGGTGTAAACAGTCTCTGGCGCTTGTGGACTCTGCGGACCCGGTCTGATGGTAGAGTGCTGATGGTTGGGAGGTCACGTCCCATGATCACCTTTTCTGTTTTAGCCACCCTCTCTTGCCTCTTCCTCATGCGTGGATATGGTTACCGTGccaaacagaagcggattgtgTGAGGATGCTATCTATGGTTGCAGTCTATTTAAGGTGGTGCTCTGTGTGAAGGTCCCATCTTAGAGTATTGGTGATATAGGTGGCAAAGAATTTGAAGGAGCTCGATATTTTCATGGTCTGTTTTTATGGGAGTTTGCTATTTGGTATTCTGATGGAAGTCAATGAccatttcctctgtttttcctttgtgttgAATACTAAATCGTTTTCCTTGCACCAGTCAATAACCCTGTTCACTTCCCTGCGATAATGGTCTTTGTTATTGTCCGTGATGAGACCAATTATTGTTGTCGTCTGCATATTTCAGGCTTTGGACAGAGTCGTGATGAGATGAAAGGTGGGAACAGCACGCAGCTGGTTCATGACATCATGTTGTTAACTTTGACgtgctgtgtgca encodes:
- the kiaa0753 gene encoding protein moonraker isoform X1 gives rise to the protein MTGKFRIRSQLTCVDELGHLNGSWVASGSAQTRNEGYPQTQLLFNKALPASTSNRVTHVNPPAPIVIEKLVTGRTSQNGSDSVRSSLCFSALSEERLQAAVRLARRDLQRRRQESILGSPPQQTPQGADHRKLNKAVSAGGAAGPKGTRSGAQVLLYTPQKLPLPPGTELGLSPPTRDSGPQPKASGQEAKLSQEICRLQKELGTYIQRIEQLANRGQHVEERLDPDEERRVEIRRQEQAARSARIIYVLQQQVKGIQEDLDKLRSQKIKHTKKSRAVDRLAAAHRGAVRAIQVFISQLPDQSERKMPSHYRELGQLIRQLSLCSAKVEAGLGSSVPETAIDILQKVEALDSALTKQERGRPKEPRASSSSPARRRSPGGRQHSASPPRAPRASAARGPAGPRRPAALKKNLPDRRLPAAWPDGPLNRDEVLRAGLDRLIRARGLGGGAPRSHRGPPQPEKPKISPLKKRTPLNDGRVQKPTVSSRLKEAQMQQKDASIPWIPTSPHASPPQLAQPQPRSMEPRCLFSQLKQSAGQGEQRGPPSPPSAPGARGLDAEQRREAHSEAVRQAWVDKETTRRLRELGQLSKEESERIGRLREEVGSPTLWAQRAESEARDRLQPLLTQAQQIRESWDRKAGSLRHRLCEQATDRAAVSAELLSEAILEDVLEDTAQALWAAERSRDLEQGALQLLQAPTLESMLLRMEEMEKDQEVVRLRLAGISYSNLLFSAKDDGTAPDPRPSSPRPLRLTRPALRGGTAADIVLEGPVEAGAAFESSLSEDTSPLPSPTKAADPPTVERGGAIPLSLPVSMQRSMLAYRQDFESYLRLVSHEAVGSFNPWAIADSLAEELMDEALSDVAAEFQDVCEEYAEAVFTSEFLQPLQSPVTSHSAKDSQ
- the kiaa0753 gene encoding protein moonraker isoform X3; its protein translation is MTGKFRIRSQLTCVDELGHLNGSWVASGSAQTRNEGYPQTQLLFNKALPASTSNRVTHVNPPAPIVIEKLVTGRTSQNGSDSVRSSLCFSALSEERLQAAVRLARRDLQRRRQESILGSPPQQTPQGADHRKLNKAVSAGGAAGPKGTRSGAQVLLYTPQKLPLPPGTELGLSPPTRDSGPQPKASGQEAKLSQEICRLQKELGTYIQRIEQLANRGQHVEERLDPDEERRVEIRRQEQAARSARIIYVLQQQVKGIQEDLDKLRSQKIKHTKKSRAVDRLAAAHRGAVRAIQVFISQLPDQSERKMPSHYRELGQLIRQLSLCSAKVEAGLGSSVPETAIDILQKVEALDSALTKQERGRPKEPRASSSSPARRRSPGGRQHSASPPRAPRASAARGPAGPRRPAALKKNLPDRRLPAAWPDGPLNRDEVLRAGLDRLIRARGLGGGAPRSHRGPPQPEKPKISPLKKRTPLNDGRVQKPTVSSRLKEAQMQQKDASIPWIPTSPHASPPQLAQPQPRSMEPRCLFSQLKQSAGQGEQRGPPSPPSAPGARGLDAEQRREAHSEAVRQAWVDKETTRRLRELGQLSKEESERIGRLREEVGSPTLWAQRAESEARDRLQPLLTQAQQIRESWDRKAGSLRHRLCEQATDRAAVSAELLSEAILEDVLEDTAQALWAAERSRDLEQGALQLLQAPTLESMLLRMEEMEKDQEVVRLRLAGISYSNLLFSAKDDGTAPDPRPSSPRPLRLTRPALRGGTAADIVLEGPVEAGAAFESSLSEDTSPLPSPTKAADPPTVERGGAIPLSLPVSMQRSMLAYRQDFESYLRLVSHEAVGSFNPWAIADRINSASNASPLLYVVSSLSPNPVSHNLWQLAILISLFYINH
- the kiaa0753 gene encoding protein moonraker isoform X2, whose protein sequence is MTGKFRIRSQLTCVDELGHLNGSWVASGSAQTRNEGYPQTQLLFNKALPASTSNRVTHVNPPAPIVIEKLVTGRTSQNGSDSVRSSLCFSALSEERLQAAVRLARRDLQRRRQESILGSPPQQTPQGADHRKLNKAVSAGGAAGPKGTRSGAQVLLYTPQKLPLPPGTELGLSPPTRDSGPQPKASGQEAKLSQEICRLQKELGTYIQRIEQLANRGQHVEERLDPDEERRVEIRRQEQAARSARIIYVLQQQVKGIQEDLDKLRSQKIKHTKKSRAVDRLAAAHRGAVRAIQVFISQLPDQSERKMPSHYRELGQLIRQLSLCSAKVEAGLGSSVPETAIDILQKVEALDSALTKQERGRPKEPRASSSSPARRRSPGGRQHSASPPRAPRASAARGPAGPRRPAALKKNLPDRRLPAAWPDGPLNRDEVLRAGLDRLIRARGLGGGAPRSHRGPPQPEKPKKRTPLNDGRVQKPTVSSRLKEAQMQQKDASIPWIPTSPHASPPQLAQPQPRSMEPRCLFSQLKQSAGQGEQRGPPSPPSAPGARGLDAEQRREAHSEAVRQAWVDKETTRRLRELGQLSKEESERIGRLREEVGSPTLWAQRAESEARDRLQPLLTQAQQIRESWDRKAGSLRHRLCEQATDRAAVSAELLSEAILEDVLEDTAQALWAAERSRDLEQGALQLLQAPTLESMLLRMEEMEKDQEVVRLRLAGISYSNLLFSAKDDGTAPDPRPSSPRPLRLTRPALRGGTAADIVLEGPVEAGAAFESSLSEDTSPLPSPTKAADPPTVERGGAIPLSLPVSMQRSMLAYRQDFESYLRLVSHEAVGSFNPWAIADSLAEELMDEALSDVAAEFQDVCEEYAEAVFTSEFLQPLQSPVTSHSAKDSQ